A genomic region of Miscanthus floridulus cultivar M001 chromosome 3, ASM1932011v1, whole genome shotgun sequence contains the following coding sequences:
- the LOC136543007 gene encoding uncharacterized protein, whose amino-acid sequence MVDSMTDQSRSAPIVLGKRKEMMASRLGSSQREFEEAPVRVRRQVICTVFVDYCTPTDENEIEEQQNNFTGFGYCAIVIHCTPADQIVEQQERCSKYSQQAIGFAISTYSGFLVSPKPYSTGDTVVKIATSAAFFVAIIADLVSWRMKPRWGRALVYISSFHLMLMTFGIFVSFDKDYGYLILLVLLIIMIAATLQRKIWHGVWQQSRTTTQQSVKTLT is encoded by the exons ATGGTGGATTCAATGACGGACCAGAGCAGATCCGCACCAATCGTACTGGGCAAACGCAAGGAGATGATGGCGTCGCGTCTCGGAAGTTCACAGCGCGAATTCGAAGAAGCTCCGGTTCGAGTTCGTCGACAAGTGATCTGCACG GTGTTTGTCGACTACTGCACTCCAACAGATGAGAATGAGATCGAAGAGCAGCAGAATAACTTCACTGGCTTCGGCTACTGC GCCATCGTCATCCACTGCACACCAGCCGATCAGATAGTGGAACAGCAGGAGCGTTGCTCCAAATACTCACAGCAGGCTATTGGGTTTGCCATTTCCACATACAGCGGGTTCCTTGTTTCTCCAAAACCATACTCCACTGGAGACACTGTCGTCAAGATCGCCACCTCAGCTGCCTTCTTCGTGGCCATCATTGCTGACTTGGTTTCGTGGAGGATGAAACCAAGGTGGGGAAGGGCTTTGGTATATATATCATCGTTCCATCTGATGCTGATGACATTTGGCATATTCGTCTCATTCGACAAGGACTATGGATACCTTATTCTCTTGGTATTGCTAATAATAATGATTGCGGCCACTCTCCAACGCAAAATATGGCATGGAGTGTGGCAACAAAGCAGGACGACAACACAACAATCAGTCAAGACCTTGACTTAA